One Hippoglossus stenolepis isolate QCI-W04-F060 chromosome 9, HSTE1.2, whole genome shotgun sequence genomic region harbors:
- the LOC118115439 gene encoding uncharacterized protein LOC118115439 — MCCRETHKVLRRMKQLQSSTNYMTKHPGLETVCWTVYSLQKLCQAYRSFVSCCWGHLARKVRFVIPSCEVFPIRKEFPDEDSQLSWLQTAP, encoded by the exons ATGTGCTGCAGGGAGACACACAAG GTTCTTAGGAGAATGAAGCAGCTTCAGTCCTCCACAAACTACATGACAAAGCATCCTGGCCTGGAAACTGTGTGCTGGACTGTCTACTCTCTGCAAAAG CTTTGCCAGGCGTACAGGAGCTTCGTCAGCTGCTGCTGGGGCCATCTTGCGAGAAAGGTGAGGTTTGTAATTCCCTCGTGTGAAGTCTTTCCCATACGCAAGGAGTTCCCTGATGAGGATTCCCAGTTAAGTTGGCTTCAGACCGCCCCTTAA